The Hydrotalea sp. genome has a segment encoding these proteins:
- a CDS encoding acyl carrier protein has product MSDVESRVKKVIIDHLGVEEAKVVPTARFIDDLGADSLDTVELVFAFEEEFNCEIPDEAAQKIATVGDAINLLSEKAK; this is encoded by the coding sequence ATGAGTGATGTTGAAAGCCGTGTTAAAAAAGTTATTATCGATCACTTAGGCGTTGAAGAGGCGAAGGTGGTTCCCACCGCGCGCTTTATTGATGACCTGGGTGCCGATTCACTTGATACCGTCGAATTGGTTTTTGCTTTTGAAGAAGAATTCAATTGCGAAATTCCCGATGAGGCCGCACAAAAAATTGCCACTGTTGGCGATGCAATTAACTTGCTATCTGAAAAAGCAAAATAG
- the alc gene encoding allantoicase translates to MSKKNNKPTKNQEVITAPERPAVTPPPAKNPPSFVARHHNLASPMMGASILYASDDFFAPPVRMLQDHEPLFFPDKYDNHGKWMDGWETRRRRQGGHDHAIIKLGARGVIHGLGIHTHFFTGNFPPAVMVEGAIMPEQGKGDNDKTLEKNLAKIKWQPLLAKTNLQGDSYHFFTINTAHEFNVLRVSIFPDGGIARLRVYGEPKCDWQAKQNHKDIELSALKYGGRIIGYNDAHYGNVSSLLAERRAINMGDGWETRRQRNLPSHDWLVLALAHAGIIDKVVVDTAHYKGNYPDSCMIEGVMLKNNISDEELLKDEKINWQVLLPQVKLRADYIHTFDKKSLQAIGAISHARLKIFPDGGVSRLRLYGRLPA, encoded by the coding sequence ATGAGTAAAAAAAATAATAAACCAACCAAAAATCAAGAGGTTATTACCGCACCCGAACGGCCGGCCGTAACGCCGCCGCCAGCCAAAAACCCGCCGTCGTTTGTTGCGCGCCACCATAATTTGGCCAGCCCGATGATGGGGGCGAGTATTTTATACGCCAGCGACGATTTTTTTGCCCCACCGGTCAGAATGCTCCAAGACCACGAGCCATTATTTTTTCCCGATAAATATGACAACCACGGCAAATGGATGGATGGGTGGGAAACGCGCCGCCGCCGCCAGGGTGGCCACGACCATGCGATTATAAAACTTGGCGCGCGCGGCGTTATTCATGGTTTGGGCATTCACACCCATTTTTTTACCGGCAATTTTCCGCCGGCGGTAATGGTTGAGGGCGCGATTATGCCCGAGCAAGGCAAGGGCGACAATGATAAAACATTAGAAAAAAACCTGGCAAAAATAAAATGGCAACCATTGTTGGCAAAAACAAATTTGCAAGGCGATAGCTATCATTTTTTTACCATCAACACCGCCCACGAATTTAACGTGTTGCGGGTTTCGATTTTCCCCGATGGCGGCATCGCGCGTTTGCGGGTTTATGGCGAACCAAAATGCGACTGGCAAGCCAAGCAAAACCATAAGGATATCGAGCTGTCGGCGTTGAAATACGGCGGGCGGATTATTGGTTATAACGATGCGCATTATGGCAATGTATCATCGCTGTTGGCCGAACGCCGCGCCATCAACATGGGCGATGGTTGGGAAACGCGGCGGCAACGCAACCTACCGAGTCACGATTGGCTGGTGCTGGCGCTGGCGCACGCTGGTATTATTGATAAGGTGGTGGTCGACACCGCCCATTATAAAGGCAATTACCCGGATAGTTGCATGATAGAGGGCGTGATGTTAAAAAATAACATCAGCGATGAAGAGCTGTTGAAGGATGAAAAAATAAATTGGCAAGTATTATTGCCGCAGGTAAAATTGCGCGCCGATTATATTCATACATTCGATAAAAAATCGTTGCAGGCGATTGGCGCAATATCGCACGCCAGGTTAAAAATTTTCCCCGATGGTGGCGTGTCGCGTTTGCGGTTGTATGGCCGCTTGCCGGCGTAA